From the genome of Prunus persica cultivar Lovell chromosome G8, Prunus_persica_NCBIv2, whole genome shotgun sequence:
GCTTTAACATGAAACTCTTCTATCTTTCTTGTGGCATATCAGGGGAAGGAGCACTGGGACCATAACAGCCATGAAAGTTTTAGTAATTATCGATGACGACAACACGTGGAATCCGCCGGTTTGCACAGAGTAGTGAAAGTAAATTCAGTTTAAGCATTGCAGGGGAACAATGCACCTGTTCCAAACCAGTGAGAGGAGAATTATGTTATTGCTAAAAATGGGttctccaatcccataattattattttttaaactagATTTGGATGTGTGATATTAAActtattttgttcttattaataatgtgcttGTTACACATTCAAATACTCAAAACTTTGCTGCACATTGGGTACACACCGTACTGGAAGCCTCTCTAATACAACAGTGTAGATAACCAATCACTTTAATGTCATACATAATTACAAGTTCATGCTACAAGGCTCGACGTCTATATGGTAAAATTACCGAATGGACACTGGGCAAATTGTCTGGTTTATGATTACAATTATGGAAATGGTAAAGGCTACATGATAAACATGTCCTATTGTAAAGTGGAAAAGCACCTTTCGAGTTCCCTTTCCAACAAGGTAGATTTTGAATTGACAGTATTTGCAATTAGATGCACTCCACGGTAAAAACGAAAAGTTTAAAGCTGAAGCTCAATGGATTAATTGAATTGATTAAGGTATAAAATGGCTAATTTAACTCAAGTCCAGtcgcaaaggacccactagtgtagtggtttagaGCAATTACTCTCCCAAGAAAGGTCCTGGTTCAAGTCCTAACATTCATGTAGTGTGCGTGATAgtgagtttagtatactaTCACCCCTCCAAAAAAGGTCATCAAAAAGTTTGATTTCTACAAGGACTGAGAAAgcattctttaaaaaaagttagTTCAAAATTCTTGatcaattgaataaaaatattgaatagaaCACAGAGCTGGTGATGCCCAGAAGAGAAGAtgtattttggtttttctgtAATGACTCAAGACAAATAAACAAGTGAGCTAAGGAATTGAAGTATGAGAAGCCATTTCACATGGTAaatgatatataattatttgaagccatttatttttttaaattcaattcaatccaTTTTAATCCTGAACAAATGAGCAAACAAAAGGTAAAGCTTTTGCAATCGCGGAAATCCCCGTACAAAAACCTACCAAAAGTTATGTCAACAAAGGGTAGCAGCCAATTTTGCTGCTTGTAGAAAATTATCGTTTACCAAAAAACGAGAGTGCCAGCCAGCAACTTTGCTCTAACAAACCCCCACAGCCTAAAATAGACAAGGCTTTCAATTTCTATTGAgagttaaagaaaaaaaaattgaaatctaATAGAATGTGAAAACCCTTTACATTGACAAGTATCTCAATTGTTTAGGAAACAACAATGAATCAAAACAGATTGACCTTGTTGGCTTGACGGATCCAGAGGCAAATTGCATCTTCAAACCTATGCTATGATTGTTGCAGATGCTTAAATTCATGACAATTTGCTCCAACCTCATTCAAAGCCAAGAAGAGCTTTGGTACAATCTTAGCTAACATCAACTTGAAACCAACCGAGGTCGAATCTACGTCGCTCTTAACAGCAGAGGCGTCTTTAGTGAGAGAGCCAATCAAATTCCCTTTCATATATGCATCACAGGCCTTCAAGATATAATAACCCTGCCTCCTGAAATGGTCTTTGACAAGCTCTTCAAAGTCCTGTACATGACATTGAAATGTGAATAATACTGCTAAAAAATGGATCCAGCCTTTACTGAGAGTCAGCACAAGAAGAACATGAAGAGTGGTCTCCAAGTATTTAACAAGCAAGTATTAACAAACATCAAATAAGCTCAATATTTACGCGATATAGTTTGGTGATAAATTATACATGATATAATTTGGTGGTAATATTTTACATGATATACTTGACATGATGCCATGGCAGGCATATAAACTTCCTTTCCTACCATGTATATTCATAGTGCTCGTATCATACCACTTATTTCAATGTGCACACCCAACTCAATACTGAATCTAATTCCACATAAGACTGCACCATCGTcttctatttaaaaatatggtaGATTTACACATAGGTGACTGGGACGCAGAGCCACAGCCAAAGCTACAACTGGGTAGGATGTATAAGATCAGAAGCAACATAGAAAATTCCATGAACCgattgagtaaaatccaactAATATGGGACCACCTGAGGATGGGATCCTTATCACcaagaaaattttaatgaaacaaagataacagaaaactatatatatgacACGCACAAAGAGAATAGAATCTTATAATGGAAAAttgaatattcaaaatatgaaacatCACCTTCGGTGGCCTCCGCATAAGATACATCATTGTCTTGCAGTTCAGTAAGAAAGTATTCTCATTGTAGGACAATGAATTTTTCTCTCCTTCAGCGGTCCCAATCTGCTTGTCGTAGCCAGCTTCATTAAAATATGGCTTAGAATTTAGCACCAACCCCTGGAGTGAAACAAGCACTTGAAGGATGCTGGAAGACTTTGGATCCCATACTTCATTTCCTCTGCCAGTCCAAGTATTTAAAAGACTAAGGCACACCTTGCCTTCTTCATATAGATTTGGATTTATCCGCCAGCCACCAGAATGATAGTATGCTGTCTGTAACATCACAAATTTATTCAGAGAACCAGAGGAAATGACCTTTTCTTTGCATCAAATCCAAAGAGAATGTTACAAATTGGCTAattaaatgataaaaataaattatagcTTAACCAAAGATTAACAAAAATTAGATAGTAGTTCTAACCGGAGGAACATCAGGGTACTCTGGAGGGAGGTGAAaatcaaaaaagaagaggCCGTCTTGGTAAGGAGTCCCATAAGCCCCAACTATAACTGTCCTCAAGAGATCCATTCGATCTTCATAAACTCGTACGCAAATCCCATCTGTTTAAATTTCACTGTTAAAACCAAGTGTTGCTAAACTGGGACAGATAGTAAGAGTAAAAATTAGACACCAATTCTTACCAGGAAGGTTATTTTGAAGGATGCCCCAATCTTGCTGAACCTTCTTTAACCACTTTCTTCCACTGGTATTCTGTAAGTACATTTAATGTGAAAAACAGGTTAAAAATAGAAAGCGCAGTTCTGGTCTATAGGTCGAAATATCCTAAACACATcattttccttccttcttttcttttcctaaagATAAACTCctagtttatactttattaTAACTAATCTATAGTATGTCCATGCATGCTGAATGAGGAATCCTTCAAGATTTAACTGACAGTCCTGCCACAATGCTAATACACAAAGGGACATTGGGGTTGGAattgaaatagaaaaaataccTGCCCAGCTGCACCAAGAAAATGATGGTCCAAAGGGTCTTTGGCTATATCAAAGCGTTTGAAACTGCAAGCATCATCCTTCCTACATTCTGTAGCATCTGATTCTTCAGTCCTCAAGTTATATAGGATTTCTGCTGCATCCAACACTTCTGCAGTCTGGGGGGaaacatgtttttcttcttctcccttaTTTATTTCCACACCACAAGTATCCACCACGTTAGATTTTTGAGAGCTGGAATCTTCACCATGTTCTCTTCCCTGAGAAATTTCCACTTCACGAGGCTCAAATTCACCTTCACCTTCAGCATCCAAAGAAATTGAATCCAAATTCTTTTGACCCCTTGAGAATATACCAGTTGCAAGTCTGGTAACGAACCGAAGTGCAGCCAAGGGGACGGACAAAGCTGGGTTAATTCCAGAATTGCTCTCTTCACTCTCTTCTGGTTCAGTATTAATATCAAAGGCATTTTGTAGCCCAACTTCCTGAACATAAAAAACTTGCTCATCTTattcaacaataaaaaatcacaCAAATAATAGAGTATATTTAAGGTCTTCAATATCCAATTATAAtcaaggaaaataataaattcatctAGGGGAGGAATCAAACTTTTGATGGTCAGACTCGCAGatatgaaaaaagaatcaGTCTCCCAATATGATGAGTTCAAGTACCCAGTCTGTCAATTTAATAATGCTTTGAAAGACAATAAAGATAAATTCAAGTACCCATGTTCTTAAAGGGAAAGGAGAACAACAAGGCCTACTGGTCCAAAGGTATAAAACATGCTAGGTCATTATCTTCCAGAATACAATAATGTCAAAAGTCAAAACCTCTATCCCAGATGAGCAAACTACATCTTGAATAACTATTCCAACCCCATATGAGAGTGCAACACATTAGAGTTCTTTTTGTAGACATCTGAACCTCTTCTGTAAATTTGGTTGTAACTTTTCTGGCAGACATCTGATTGTAAATTTGGtgaaaaatacaactatttCGAACAGAAACAAACCTCTTCTGTACCCTCAGGGGTAAATAGTGCATGCATCTCATCATCATTCACTGTTTCCCAACTAGCAGCATCACTAACCTCACTCCCAGCACCAATtgactcatcatcatcagctcGACCAACAACATAAATTGCTTGAGGTCCAACCTAGTAACAAATCAAAGAAACAAGTAATTGAATCAACAATACTTGGAACTCTTCCATAAAATGTTAAGTacgaatatatataaaaaaacaagcacAAACTTATTTATACTTATGCCGCACATCAAGGTTAAGCAGTTTGAACaaagattttcatttttattttttaattctcaaGTAATAATCCAAgcccaaaatattcaaaagatcctaattttgttttacatGGCTAACGAGACTATTCTTACCATCAGAAATTTCCCATGAGTTCCTACTCTTCTCTCATACTCTATTGGAAAACAGGTTTATTTCACAAGGTTTACATCCCTTTCACAAGTTTCTTTGCCCTAATCAACATAActttaacaattcaaataacAGATACCCTCAACCTTTTAAACTGAACCATTTTATACACAGGAGAGTATAAAGTACTGATGATGTGAATCTGATAAGTGTAAGTTACAGAGTTTGAGGTTTAAGATTGACATACAAAtcatgaagaaaacaaaagtgatGATTTGAAATCAGGCAATGAACATACCGTAGAAACCATCCCATCAGCCCACGTAACTTCAATATCCCCATTCTTAAGACCAGTTATATTTCCAACCCAAGAAAGATCTGAGAAGTCCACACAAGCTTCATCACTAGATggatcttcttttttcttacaaGCAGATCTAAGCTCACTTGGAATATCTTGCTGCTTTGGTTCCTCATCAAAGTCTGTTCCTGAAGCAGTTTgagcagaaaaaaaaactggcaACAGTCTAACAACAACATCCCCATAACAGTAATCATAATCTGGATGCCCCTCAAGCTCATAGACGCTCACAACTTCCTCCTTGTCAAACTCTCTAGGATCTTCCGCTCTGGCAATTGGCTTTAACCACCTTACACAAGCTGTTCGCTCCTTCGCATTGACACTTTTCACAAGCCCAACACGTCTATCTTCACCAGCATCGTCACCATCATCAGATGCCTTCTCCACCACATACTGTTCAGCAACAAATTCGTGATCACCAGGACTATCAAGTGGAATTAAATTTGTTGAGTCCAGCTTCCATTCTGTTGTACCATCCTGCCATGCTACATCAACTTTTGTCCTGGTATTCACAATCAAAAAGGATCTTTGAAAACTTTCTTCCTTCCGCACCTTCTTGTCTCTCCTAACCACAACTTTGCGTATCTTTTtgcgatgaagaggccaagtTTCATTAACAGGCTCCTTTGAAGCTGACAATGAACTACAGCAGGAACTAGATTCAATAGATGTATTCATTCCAGTATTTTCATTGTTTCCATCTAATACAGACACTGGATCAATATCCATGGATTCATTATTTCGATTTGATTCTTCTAGTGCACTCTCTTCTGAATCGCACCCACTACCTATTTGAGTAGATTCTAACTCACTGTTTACAGAATCATGAAGTTCTAATTTTGACAAACCCTTATCTAAGGGAATGGAAGATGATGACACTGATGGGGGGAAAAGACACCAATCACCCAATTGCCAATTTGCATGTGTAAAGCAAGACAACAGTTTCAAGTTCTTGGGAATCTGCTCTTTAGCAGGGGCAATAGAAGAATCTGGCCCACAGCCAGCAGAGGCTATCCAATAGATTAATACTGATGCAACTGTAACCTTGGTAACAGTACCTTCCAGACGATTAGGTTTCCACAAGCCAGATAGCCACCTAGAATTCTTGAAAACTGACGATGACCTTGCCTTCACACGCTGCCCTGGGTAGTAAGGGAAATGCACATCTTCAAGCATATTCTTGGAAACTGGTTTGAGATCCATTGGTTCTGCTCTCATAACTTTACACACAGAACCATCATCAAACAAAACTGTCACATTATCATAAACATCATCAATTCTACCTAGCCAGGGACCAAGGACCACATAATCACCCACAGTGAACTCCCTCACACGTTTTAAGTTGTTGGATGGTATATCTTTTATGACTGACCCATCAGGAGCTAACAAATCAACAGAGATATTGACATCCACCACAACACCAACTTGCCCAGTTGGGTcagaagcagcagcaacaaaaTCCCCATGTAAGAATCCTCGATCAACAACTGATAAATCACTAATATTTTGTGTTGACTCAGTTTCATCAATCCAAAGTACTCGAACCTGGTCAGCAGGAAGGGGACCGCTCTTATCATTAccaccacttttgttcttgtcaCCATTCCCATGAGTAGTATTATCGTTACGAGCTTCTTCCTCAttttcaccatcatcatcatcatcgtcgttgtcgtcatcttcatcatcatcctcatcatcagtGATGCTGCTATCAGAATCTGAATCACCGGCAACTTCAGTCACAATCCCAATCATACCACTCTTGCTCCTCACAACGTCTTGCCTATAGATATATGGGGTATTGTTAATGTTACTGACAACCTCACTCAACTTTTTAACTTCGTTGCTTTCATTATTTACATTTGGATCAGATAGAACTGCACTTGTTGAAGAATCAACCTGACTCAAAGAATTATTATCACGGTCAAGAGTAGTGGGCTCATCCTCTTTAAAAACGGAGTCATGCTGCTTAGTTCCCATCCAAAAATCTGAGAACACACGCTAAATGTGGTCTTATTGTCCAGCTGATATAACCaaaaaagtaacaaaaaattgaGATTTATCGTCTTCTTAAGAGAAAGGAAACACCTTGCTAAATTTTTCGTACTTAAATAATCATAAACCTAAACTCATATGATTTCCCTCTTCATAAAGCTTCTGGGAAAATAAAGAGTTATGTGGATTACTACTTAACCAGCAAACTGAGTTACTTTTCTAAgttcttcataaaaaaataatacgtaCAAGAGATTTAACACTTAAATTATCCCCCAGATGGATACTAATAAAATACTTCTAAAAGTTTCaaccccaaaaataaataattgaaaaaacaTAGATGCAAATACATGATCTTCATCCAACATAAGAAACTAAAGAGTTGACCTCAGAATCAAATCACGTTaagctataaaaaaattacaaacacatCCAAAGGTGAAAATCATCAGATATGAACGTGGAACCCAACGGTCCAATCGGATTCAATAAGATAGAGGGTGAGTATTGGATAAATAGAAAAAGTAATCATATCAATAAAATTGCAGCTAAGAAACTCTCGAGCAGCTCACATTTAGCAGACGAGCCAAGCACTCgattttaaatataaagaaaCAATGGAAAAACCATATCAGCAAAAATCCGCATACAATAACGTCTCCATTagattacatttttttttcttaaaatcaTAGATTTCAATCCAACCCAATCGAGATTGAAATCACTTGATAAAAAGGAAAACGAttaatcaaaaaatacaaaaaaatgaGCTTGGAGCTATATGTAATTAGAGGATTGAAGGAAGGGGTTATGCGAGAATTACCTAATGAAAATCTGAGAGTTTGAGCGGAGAAAAACAGAGATGAGTCTgataaaggaagaagaagaagacgacgaacagagaagagaaaaagcttTGTGATTTTTCGAACGGAGAGGGGCTCCCAGGGTATTGTGATTTGTCGTGGAGAATATAATGCAGAGGGCGGAGCTGGAAGCGGCATAAGGGTGGTTTCGTAATTTTGGATACGCCCttccatttcaaaaaataattataatatttaattgttcACTCaaagattaattttaaaaaataaaaataaaattatttgagagagGTGGTATAATGGGATTCGAACTTAATcgtccttttatttttcattctctctctctctttctctctctctctctctctctctctctctctatatatatatataattttttttttttcctatattcATTATAACAATGAGTTGACAAAGAAGAGCAAAAAAATTCactaatttcaattaaaatttgaaagataAATACTTGCTACCATTGGATGTGAGGAACATACCAATAGTTAATattgtaaaaataaagagattaTAGAATACTATGGTAGTACGGTCTTGTACACGTGTTAGATATTTATAGATactattctttaaaaagagagaaaataaactcCGTTGTCcactcatattataatatatatacaagatGTACAACGTGACTGTATTATCGttgtattctataatttctcgcAAAAATGGGGGTATAAGTGgtatatttggttttttttttttttttttcactctgATTGTTCCTTTCGTTCAAGCCTAAAATTTGTTCAAATTCTTAATTGattttaaatatgatttataGGTGAAATACTTTAAGCAAAGAAATAGATTGTGCTTTCTTGGGCCCAGGAAATTGGTATAAGAGTTTTAAGGGCAAAGCAAGGCAGCCTTTTCCCTCAAGGCAGTATAAAGCCTTTCAAAGTTAGCTTTGGACTGTTTTAAGTCATCCTTGACAAACATATTACAATTCTCTTTTTACAATTAAAAGTTTGGAGTAGCTAACGAGGTCTAATCTTATGAAAATGTCTTAAGTTGTAGGTTAGTGGTTTTAGATTCGAATCCCCATGACATATTAACattgtgtgtgagaaatccttCCCCCCCTCctcttataatttatattattatttgtactaaaaaaaagagtaaaaatTTAGAGTGAAAAAAGCCTTTATTTTTCGttattatttaaaagtttcataaaatgtatatatgaaattgtattaaaaTCACCCCCAACCATCTTATTATCGTCCATAAAATATGAACTTAGGATATCCTCAAAATCAATGTAAAACAAATCTCTATTTTTTGTTGGGATAAAGAACCACTTTACTCTTGATTTATCACTTGTGCCCTTaatttaccccaaaaaaaattatagagatAATTTTATACTCACATGATAATTCATGGGACAAAATGATGGGACTCACAGTGAACACGTTATTAATTAATGTCTGATCAAATGGTTAATTTAACATAAGGCTTTAAATTGGTCAGATTTAAAAATCATAGAGTTTAGAGtagattgatgaaattgaaatttggagACATACTGATTCGGGGTTTTGATGTTAGCCCTTATGTTTTCTACATAATCAAATGTCATCAAAGCAAAATAATCATAAAATCAAGTAGAACAATGGGCCTGAGGCCTAGGCCCAAAACATTGAGCGGTAAATGTAGTTAAAAGACCCCGGTAGATTTAGACGGTGTAGATCGACCAACTCATATATTCACAACGACGTCGTAACGCAGCCCGGGACAACGTCGAACCGCGGCATTATATCGCTCCCACCACTGAAGCAAATAAACGGAAAACTGAACCGGAGAAGATGATTGTCTGCGTCGCCGTCGTCGGCCACCAGAACAACCCACTCTACATTCAAAGCTTCACCGACGCCGATGACGCCCTCAAGCTCCACCACATCGTGCACTGCTCCCTCGACGTCGTCGACGAGCGAGGTAAAGCAAAATTCGGATCTGGTTCTTTTACATTTTGAAAAGTTCAGTTCTGGGTTCTGGTAAATAGTTATGAATTGGGTGATTTTCGGATTTTGAAATGCACGAAACACTGAAATCATATGTGTATGATGATATTGCTGAATGAAAAACTTTATTGGGTCCGCTTTATTCAGCTCAAAATTAGGATTTTgatgttttgggttttggtatTGAAGTTTGGATTCAAGGATTCAAGTAtgtttgtgaatttgggtatGATTTTGCAGTGAACAATCCTAAAAAGGCTGGACCGACCTTGAATGAGACATTCTTGGGTCTGCTTTATCCAACTGAAAATTACAAAGTgtgagtatttttttttcttttgtatgtctttgcttttttttagCACCAGTATATTGCGTTATGTCGGTCTTACATGGTGATATTGTTTGCAGGTATGGCTATTTGACCAATACAAAGGTGAAGTTTATCTTGGTAACTACTGATCTTGATGTCAAGGATGCAGATGTTAGAAATGTAAGTATGGCTCTGAGTTTGGGACCTTCCTAAAGAACTCATTatgcaaaaaattaaatatgatGCGGCATTTACTCCGTAATATTTCATCGATTTTACGACATCATGTTTAAGTTATTAGCCTAGTGAGCAGAGGATTTCCAGCATAAATTGGTTTCTTAGCTGATTATCTGAATGTTGTTCTTAAGTTTATGTGCATCCTTCTGAAacaagttttatttattttgttttatgggGAAATGACTTAAAATAGGAAGCGAAGGATGCAAGTTTTATTGGAAGAAATGGAACCCCAAATATTATTTAGGGCATTGGAGCTTAGGAGGATTGTGTAGATTTAAAGGGAGTTGACTGATGAGTTATGTTACTTTTTTACTTTGTCATTGAGCACAAATGAAAGATTGGTTTTGTCATCTGAATGGCAAATAGATATTATAGATTTCATCCTTCTGTTCCAGTCTGGTGATGTGAAAAGGAAGTGATGCTATGCTGCTTAACTAAAACTTCAGACCTTTACTTTCAGCTACATTATACTGAGTTGTTTATTGCATTAGTTAAATAGGATTTAAATGCCAccttgaaaatcataaaaccaGTCCATGAGGATGCAACTAACAGGTATGGCAACCAGTCCTTGCGCTAAAGTAACCTGACTAGATAGTTGAAAATATCTAATATAATGTGAACTTCTAGAGTGATTGAGATAGAATCTATTTTGAAAGATTGAAAGAGCTCTTGATCGACCTTTGTCCTTGCTTAGCCTTCGTGAGCATGAGTTAGATATAATATTGTGGCAGGAGTTCTATTTGCATGCATTTAAAGCATCCCTTGATAAGAAATGCTTAATCCTGTCATGATTTACTTATTTCGATAACTGTAGGGCAGATGTTATATTTGTTTAAAGCAAGCATGCTATAATTGTTTGGATTGCTCCATTTTTCTAAATTGGTTTTGCTTCCCTGTCCTTCCACGATGCTCTCTTTAGTGATTGTGGTCTATATATGCAACCAAGTTTAGATAAGCCCTCTGATTGGTTCGTTCGTCGTATAGTTTTTCAGGAGATTTCATGCTGCTTATGTGGATGCAATTTCAAACCCTTTTCATGAGCCAGGTAAAAAGATAACCTCAAAAACTTTTGCAGAAAGGGTGAGCACCATCGTTAAGTCATTTGGCTTAAGTTCAACTGGGTGAATGATCTTGACTGGAGTGTAACTGAACTTCTGAGTCTTTCTTAATCGAACTGGTGGAATTCATTGCCCTTTCTCACCTACGAAGTGGAATTACATAGGCTCATATGTTTTGTATCCCAGAAGACATTAGAATTAGAGATTGCATCCCTTCGTTCCTACTAGAGATGGAACCAATATCGTGATTCTTCCTTTCCAATCAGAACATTGTAAAGTTTGTAACATTTGGCTCCGCTGGGTCAGTGAATGCCAGAGATGTAAGGATTTGATATGATTCTGATCATTCAGTGGGAGTCATATCTGTAACATTTTTTTGTGCAACTTAAAACatgattaattttgataatgtgAGTTTGTAAATCGCAATGACTTTAGGAGTGTTGCCTTGATTAAGGCTTTCTTcatatttcttctctttttggcAAGTTCTCTTCATCCTTCTTTTAAAAGTGGCatacaaatgaaaataatatttccatCCCTAAACGCACGtatcaaaaatgaaaaggaaagaaaatgggTTACAAAACCATCTGCCCTAAAACAAGTTGAATAGATTACCCAGAAAAAGGGTAGGGGATATTTTCAACCTCCTGGCATGAAAAGGATCGTTTATGGTTCCATCGtgcatcaaattcaaattccatAGTTCCCATAGAATTTTCTAACATACCCATGACCAAAACATACTTGCCAGCAATATGCAACTTCATCAATTGTCAAATTACAGAGAACC
Proteins encoded in this window:
- the LOC18768507 gene encoding probable ubiquitin-conjugating enzyme E2 23 isoform X1 — its product is MEGRIQNYETTLMPLPAPPSALYSPRQITIPWEPLSVRKITKLFLFSVRRLLLLPLSDSSLFFSAQTLRFSLDFWMGTKQHDSVFKEDEPTTLDRDNNSLSQVDSSTSAVLSDPNVNNESNEVKKLSEVVSNINNTPYIYRQDVVRSKSGMIGIVTEVAGDSDSDSSITDDEDDDEDDDNDDDDDDGENEEEARNDNTTHGNGDKNKSGGNDKSGPLPADQVRVLWIDETESTQNISDLSVVDRGFLHGDFVAAASDPTGQVGVVVDVNISVDLLAPDGSVIKDIPSNNLKRVREFTVGDYVVLGPWLGRIDDVYDNVTVLFDDGSVCKVMRAEPMDLKPVSKNMLEDVHFPYYPGQRVKARSSSVFKNSRWLSGLWKPNRLEGTVTKVTVASVLIYWIASAGCGPDSSIAPAKEQIPKNLKLLSCFTHANWQLGDWCLFPPSVSSSSIPLDKGLSKLELHDSVNSELESTQIGSGCDSEESALEESNRNNESMDIDPVSVLDGNNENTGMNTSIESSSCCSSLSASKEPVNETWPLHRKKIRKVVVRRDKKVRKEESFQRSFLIVNTRTKVDVAWQDGTTEWKLDSTNLIPLDSPGDHEFVAEQYVVEKASDDGDDAGEDRRVGLVKSVNAKERTACVRWLKPIARAEDPREFDKEEVVSVYELEGHPDYDYCYGDVVVRLLPVFFSAQTASGTDFDEEPKQQDIPSELRSACKKKEDPSSDEACVDFSDLSWVGNITGLKNGDIEVTWADGMVSTVGPQAIYVVGRADDDESIGAGSEVSDAASWETVNDDEMHALFTPEGTEEEVGLQNAFDINTEPEESEESNSGINPALSVPLAALRFVTRLATGIFSRGQKNLDSISLDAEGEGEFEPREVEISQGREHGEDSSSQKSNVVDTCGVEINKGEEEKHVSPQTAEVLDAAEILYNLRTEESDATECRKDDACSFKRFDIAKDPLDHHFLGAAGQNTSGRKWLKKVQQDWGILQNNLPDGICVRVYEDRMDLLRTVIVGAYGTPYQDGLFFFDFHLPPEYPDVPPTAYYHSGGWRINPNLYEEGKVCLSLLNTWTGRGNEVWDPKSSSILQVLVSLQGLVLNSKPYFNEAGYDKQIGTAEGEKNSLSYNENTFLLNCKTMMYLMRRPPKDFEELVKDHFRRQGYYILKACDAYMKGNLIGSLTKDASAVKSDVDSTSVGFKLMLAKIVPKLFLALNEVGANCHEFKHLQQS
- the LOC18768507 gene encoding probable ubiquitin-conjugating enzyme E2 23 isoform X2 yields the protein MGTKQHDSVFKEDEPTTLDRDNNSLSQVDSSTSAVLSDPNVNNESNEVKKLSEVVSNINNTPYIYRQDVVRSKSGMIGIVTEVAGDSDSDSSITDDEDDDEDDDNDDDDDDGENEEEARNDNTTHGNGDKNKSGGNDKSGPLPADQVRVLWIDETESTQNISDLSVVDRGFLHGDFVAAASDPTGQVGVVVDVNISVDLLAPDGSVIKDIPSNNLKRVREFTVGDYVVLGPWLGRIDDVYDNVTVLFDDGSVCKVMRAEPMDLKPVSKNMLEDVHFPYYPGQRVKARSSSVFKNSRWLSGLWKPNRLEGTVTKVTVASVLIYWIASAGCGPDSSIAPAKEQIPKNLKLLSCFTHANWQLGDWCLFPPSVSSSSIPLDKGLSKLELHDSVNSELESTQIGSGCDSEESALEESNRNNESMDIDPVSVLDGNNENTGMNTSIESSSCCSSLSASKEPVNETWPLHRKKIRKVVVRRDKKVRKEESFQRSFLIVNTRTKVDVAWQDGTTEWKLDSTNLIPLDSPGDHEFVAEQYVVEKASDDGDDAGEDRRVGLVKSVNAKERTACVRWLKPIARAEDPREFDKEEVVSVYELEGHPDYDYCYGDVVVRLLPVFFSAQTASGTDFDEEPKQQDIPSELRSACKKKEDPSSDEACVDFSDLSWVGNITGLKNGDIEVTWADGMVSTVGPQAIYVVGRADDDESIGAGSEVSDAASWETVNDDEMHALFTPEGTEEEVGLQNAFDINTEPEESEESNSGINPALSVPLAALRFVTRLATGIFSRGQKNLDSISLDAEGEGEFEPREVEISQGREHGEDSSSQKSNVVDTCGVEINKGEEEKHVSPQTAEVLDAAEILYNLRTEESDATECRKDDACSFKRFDIAKDPLDHHFLGAAGQNTSGRKWLKKVQQDWGILQNNLPDGICVRVYEDRMDLLRTVIVGAYGTPYQDGLFFFDFHLPPEYPDVPPTAYYHSGGWRINPNLYEEGKVCLSLLNTWTGRGNEVWDPKSSSILQVLVSLQGLVLNSKPYFNEAGYDKQIGTAEGEKNSLSYNENTFLLNCKTMMYLMRRPPKDFEELVKDHFRRQGYYILKACDAYMKGNLIGSLTKDASAVKSDVDSTSVGFKLMLAKIVPKLFLALNEVGANCHEFKHLQQS
- the LOC18768347 gene encoding trafficking protein particle complex subunit 2-like protein → MIVCVAVVGHQNNPLYIQSFTDADDALKLHHIVHCSLDVVDERVNNPKKAGPTLNETFLGLLYPTENYKVYGYLTNTKVKFILVTTDLDVKDADVRNFFRRFHAAYVDAISNPFHEPGKKITSKTFAERVSTIVKSFGLSSTG